One Streptomyces sp. R28 DNA window includes the following coding sequences:
- a CDS encoding sodium:solute symporter family protein: MQTPTKSPTYLAAELRLPTNWLDYTILGIYFVVVLGIGFAARRSVKTSLDFFLSGRSLPAWVTGLAFISANLAATEILGMAANSAQYGAYTVHWYWIGAIPAMVFLGLVMMPFYYGSKVRSVPEFLLLRFDKWAHLLSSVLFAFAAILIAGVNLYALAIVVEALLGWPQWVAIVVAGFFVLAYITLGGLSSAIYNEVLQFFVILAALIPITVLSLKKVGGWDGLTDALTKTHGDDFVTAWGGTGIGDANPLGANWLTIVLGLGFVLSFGYWTTNFAEVQRALSAKNLSAAQRTPLIAAFPKIFIVFLVMIPGLVAAVLVPKIGTSGSDLQYNDAIPYLMEQLLPNGVLGIAVTGLLAAFMAGMAANVSSFNTVFTTDIWAKYVVTDREDSYYVRFGRLITAIGVLASIGTAFLASSFSNIMSYLQTLFSFFNVPMFVVFIIGMFWKRASMKSGFWGLLAGTTAAMVNYFVLYKQDVISIPSDQGANFVSAIAGFVAGAVVMVAVSLFTAPKPAEELQGLVYGTRSPGMAEPPAEGDDAWYRRPALLGWGAVVLAAACYIPFSF; this comes from the coding sequence ATGCAAACCCCCACAAAATCCCCCACCTACCTCGCCGCCGAGCTACGGCTCCCCACAAACTGGCTCGACTACACGATCCTCGGCATCTACTTCGTCGTCGTGCTGGGCATCGGCTTCGCCGCCCGCCGCTCGGTGAAGACCAGCCTCGACTTCTTCCTCTCGGGCCGCTCCCTGCCCGCCTGGGTCACGGGCCTCGCCTTCATCTCCGCCAACCTGGCCGCCACCGAGATCCTCGGCATGGCCGCCAACAGCGCGCAGTACGGTGCCTACACCGTGCACTGGTACTGGATCGGCGCCATCCCGGCCATGGTCTTCCTGGGCCTGGTGATGATGCCCTTCTACTACGGCAGCAAGGTCCGCTCGGTCCCCGAGTTCCTGCTCCTGCGCTTCGACAAGTGGGCGCACCTGCTCAGTTCGGTCCTGTTCGCCTTCGCCGCCATCCTGATCGCCGGCGTGAACCTGTACGCCCTGGCGATCGTGGTCGAGGCCCTGCTGGGCTGGCCGCAGTGGGTGGCCATCGTCGTGGCGGGCTTCTTCGTCCTCGCCTACATCACCCTCGGCGGCCTGTCGTCGGCGATCTACAACGAGGTGCTCCAGTTCTTCGTGATCCTGGCGGCGCTGATCCCGATCACCGTGCTGTCGCTGAAGAAGGTGGGCGGCTGGGACGGCCTGACGGACGCCCTGACCAAGACCCACGGCGACGACTTCGTCACCGCCTGGGGCGGCACGGGCATCGGCGACGCGAACCCGCTGGGCGCGAACTGGCTGACGATCGTGCTGGGCCTCGGCTTCGTGCTCTCCTTCGGCTACTGGACGACGAACTTCGCGGAGGTCCAGCGCGCGCTCTCCGCGAAGAACCTCTCGGCGGCCCAGCGCACCCCGCTGATCGCGGCCTTCCCGAAGATCTTCATCGTGTTCCTGGTGATGATCCCGGGCCTGGTGGCCGCGGTGCTGGTACCGAAGATCGGCACCTCCGGCTCGGACCTGCAGTACAACGACGCGATCCCGTACCTGATGGAACAGCTCCTGCCCAACGGCGTCCTGGGCATCGCGGTGACGGGCCTGCTCGCGGCCTTCATGGCGGGCATGGCGGCGAACGTGTCGTCCTTCAACACCGTGTTCACCACGGACATCTGGGCCAAGTACGTGGTGACGGACCGCGAGGACTCCTACTACGTCCGCTTCGGCCGCCTGATCACGGCGATCGGGGTGCTCGCGTCGATCGGCACGGCGTTCCTGGCCTCGTCGTTCTCGAACATCATGAGTTACCTGCAGACCCTGTTCTCCTTCTTCAACGTGCCGATGTTCGTGGTCTTCATCATCGGCATGTTCTGGAAGCGGGCGTCGATGAAGTCGGGCTTCTGGGGCCTGCTGGCCGGCACGACGGCGGCGATGGTCAACTACTTCGTCCTCTACAAGCAGGACGTCATCTCCATCCCCTCCGACCAGGGCGCCAACTTCGTCTCCGCGATCGCGGGCTTCGTGGCCGGCGCGGTCGTGATGGTGGCCGTGTCCCTGTTCACGGCGCCCAAGCCGGCGGAGGAACTGCAGGGGCTGGTCTACGGCACCCGTTCCCCCGGCATGGCCGAGCCGCCCGCCGAGGGCGACGACGCGTGGTACCGCAGGCCGGCGCTGCTGGGCTGGGGTGCGGTGGTACTGGCGGCCGCCTGCTACATCCCGTTCTCGTTCTGA
- a CDS encoding LuxR C-terminal-related transcriptional regulator — MVRIRVLVVDDHRIFAESLAAALAAEPDVDVSAAGSGPAALRSLERAAAEGRRFDVLLVDADLGGNVAGIRPAVPVQEVGEDGLVDGISLVVGVRTAQPAVRIVVLAEKDDPRRAALALQAGASGWVAKDCSLSRLLTVIRGVLRDETHLPPALLTGVLRELTAARKHRTESERLVESLTPREREVLRCMVAGLGRKAVAERLFLSPHTVRTHMQNVLGKLGVHSTLAAVALARRAGVGPVDLGPAGRILPEESSSA, encoded by the coding sequence GTGGTTCGCATCCGAGTGCTGGTCGTCGACGACCATCGCATCTTCGCCGAGTCGCTCGCCGCCGCCCTGGCAGCCGAGCCCGACGTCGACGTCTCCGCCGCCGGCAGCGGCCCGGCCGCGCTGCGCAGCCTGGAGCGTGCGGCCGCCGAGGGGCGCCGGTTCGATGTCTTGCTCGTCGACGCCGACCTGGGCGGCAACGTGGCGGGGATACGGCCCGCCGTGCCTGTTCAGGAGGTGGGCGAGGACGGGCTGGTCGACGGCATCTCACTCGTCGTCGGCGTCCGCACCGCCCAGCCGGCCGTACGGATCGTCGTCCTCGCCGAGAAGGACGATCCACGCCGGGCCGCGCTCGCCCTGCAGGCCGGGGCCTCCGGATGGGTGGCCAAGGACTGTTCGCTGTCCCGGCTGCTCACCGTCATCCGCGGTGTCCTGCGCGACGAGACCCATCTGCCTCCGGCCCTGCTCACGGGCGTCCTGCGGGAGTTGACGGCCGCGCGCAAGCACCGCACCGAGAGCGAACGGCTGGTGGAGTCGCTGACCCCGAGGGAGCGGGAGGTCCTGCGGTGCATGGTGGCGGGACTGGGGCGCAAGGCGGTCGCGGAGCGCCTGTTCCTGTCTCCCCACACGGTCCGCACCCATATGCAGAACGTCCTCGGCAAGCTGGGCGTGCACTCGACGCTCGCCGCCGTCGCCCTCGCGCGGCGGGCCGGGGTCGGTCCGGTCGACTTGGGCCCCGCCGGCCGGATCCTGCCGGAGGAAAGCAGCAGCGCCTGA
- the galT gene encoding galactose-1-phosphate uridylyltransferase — MKKTSTRLADGRELIYYDLRDDTVRDAVDRRPLDRTVTASEVRRDALLGDAVAIASHRQGRTYHPPADECPLCPSEGDRLSEIPDSSYDVVVFENRFPSLAGDSGRCEVVCFTSDHHASFADLTEEQARLVLDAWTDRTSELSSLPSVQQVFCFENRGAEIGVTLGHPHGQIYAYPFTTPRTALMLRSLAAHKDATGGENLFDAVLERELADERVVLESEHWVAFVPYAAHWPYEVHLYPKRRVPDLLALDEDARTEFPQVYLELLRRFDRIFQGRDAGESSADEPGTPYIAAWHQAPFGTLDEFEGVVREDFALHLELFTIRRTSGKLKFLAGSESGMSVFINDIRPEAAAERLREVASS; from the coding sequence GTGAAGAAGACCTCGACCCGACTGGCCGACGGTCGTGAGCTCATCTACTACGACCTGCGCGACGACACGGTGCGGGACGCGGTCGACCGCCGTCCCCTGGACCGGACCGTCACGGCGTCCGAGGTCCGTCGCGACGCGCTGCTCGGCGACGCGGTCGCCATCGCCTCGCACCGGCAGGGGCGGACGTACCACCCGCCGGCCGACGAGTGCCCGCTGTGCCCCTCGGAGGGCGACCGGCTGAGCGAGATCCCGGACTCCTCGTACGACGTCGTCGTGTTCGAGAACCGCTTCCCCTCGCTCGCCGGCGACTCCGGGCGCTGCGAGGTCGTCTGCTTCACCTCCGACCACCACGCGTCCTTCGCCGACCTGACCGAGGAGCAGGCGCGTCTGGTCCTCGACGCGTGGACGGACCGGACCTCGGAACTGTCATCGCTGCCCTCCGTGCAGCAGGTGTTCTGCTTCGAGAACCGCGGCGCCGAGATCGGTGTCACCCTCGGCCATCCGCACGGGCAGATCTACGCCTACCCCTTCACCACCCCGCGTACCGCCCTGATGCTGCGCTCGCTCGCCGCGCACAAGGACGCGACCGGCGGGGAGAACCTCTTCGACGCCGTCCTGGAGCGTGAACTCGCCGACGAGCGGGTCGTCCTGGAGAGTGAACACTGGGTGGCCTTCGTGCCGTACGCCGCGCACTGGCCGTACGAGGTCCACCTGTACCCGAAGCGTCGTGTGCCGGATCTGCTGGCGCTGGACGAGGACGCGCGCACAGAGTTCCCCCAGGTTTATCTGGAACTCTTGAGGCGCTTCGACCGGATCTTCCAAGGGCGGGACGCGGGGGAGAGCTCCGCGGACGAGCCTGGCACCCCGTACATCGCCGCCTGGCACCAGGCGCCGTTCGGCACGCTGGACGAGTTCGAAGGGGTCGTCCGTGAGGACTTCGCCCTCCACCTCGAGCTTTTCACCATCCGCCGCACTTCCGGCAAGCTGAAGTTCCTCGCGGGTTCCGAATCCGGCATGAGCGTGTTCATCAACGACATCCGGCCGGAGGCCGCGGCCGAGCGACTGCGAGAGGTAGCGAGTTCATGA
- a CDS encoding PQQ-binding-like beta-propeller repeat protein, with translation MTQPPPPPHQPPPGGGFGAPQPPQQPPQPPGQAPQTPPAPQGPPTPPAGAPQQPPQPAYGYPQAPQAPQGTPQTPPPGYGYPGQQPAAHGQPQNPYGQPPNPYGQQQNQYGQPPGYGYQQPATPQYAQSAVAAGGSKFNAQVAVIVAATVVVIALIIGGGVWYAKSGDNGGKDDTASSSGGTGGGDDGAGGGDFPDGTEKVPANPASHVLFRVPPPDVGDNTSVVVSGSWLTDKAYVKSGVAEIVGYDPDKGTKLWTIPLPGPVCQASKHLTEDNLTAIAFEPAMPTKAKPSHGCSQVAALDLNAGKKLWTKSTEVEGRLIPYDNVTVSGGTVAAGGTSGGAAFDLKSGKPLWVPKANDSCYDLGYAGGAKLVVVRKCGSYDRPQLNIQTIDPKSGKVISEYKMTQGVEYASVISTEPLVVAAELGESQDAIGITDAFSIDSKTGKLRIRISLPGGQYAARCSGVTKIESCTGVVVGNDRLYVQTEEHASGGERGRTNEMVAFDLATGKQTGQRADAGDGYTIAPLRMDGGNVIAYKRPPYDKGGQIVSIDGGSFKETKLLENPATRAVRDVETRMSPDYAEIVYAQGHLFMSAMYASELTTSDTSKSHVVAFGTTG, from the coding sequence ATGACCCAGCCGCCTCCACCGCCCCACCAGCCCCCGCCGGGGGGAGGGTTCGGCGCGCCGCAGCCACCGCAGCAGCCTCCGCAGCCGCCAGGGCAGGCACCTCAGACACCGCCGGCGCCCCAGGGCCCGCCCACGCCACCGGCCGGCGCGCCGCAGCAGCCTCCGCAGCCCGCGTACGGCTATCCCCAGGCACCCCAGGCGCCCCAGGGAACCCCGCAGACCCCTCCGCCCGGGTACGGCTACCCCGGCCAGCAGCCCGCTGCCCACGGCCAGCCGCAGAATCCGTATGGACAGCCGCCGAACCCGTACGGGCAGCAGCAGAACCAGTACGGACAGCCCCCCGGTTACGGCTATCAGCAGCCCGCCACGCCGCAGTACGCCCAGTCCGCCGTGGCGGCCGGCGGCTCGAAGTTCAACGCGCAGGTGGCCGTCATCGTGGCGGCGACGGTCGTGGTGATCGCGCTGATCATCGGCGGTGGCGTGTGGTACGCCAAGTCCGGTGACAACGGCGGCAAGGACGACACCGCCAGCTCCAGCGGCGGCACCGGCGGCGGGGACGACGGCGCGGGCGGCGGCGACTTCCCCGACGGCACGGAGAAGGTGCCCGCCAACCCCGCCTCCCACGTCCTCTTCCGGGTCCCGCCGCCCGACGTCGGCGACAACACCAGCGTCGTCGTGTCCGGCTCGTGGCTGACCGACAAGGCCTACGTCAAGAGCGGTGTCGCCGAGATCGTCGGCTACGACCCCGACAAGGGCACCAAGCTGTGGACGATCCCGCTGCCGGGGCCGGTCTGCCAGGCCAGCAAGCACCTCACCGAGGACAACCTGACGGCCATCGCCTTCGAGCCCGCGATGCCGACCAAGGCGAAGCCCTCGCACGGCTGCAGCCAGGTCGCGGCACTCGACCTGAACGCCGGCAAGAAGCTGTGGACGAAGTCCACCGAGGTCGAGGGACGGCTGATCCCGTACGACAACGTCACCGTCAGCGGTGGCACGGTCGCCGCCGGCGGCACCAGCGGCGGCGCCGCGTTCGACCTGAAGTCCGGCAAGCCGCTGTGGGTCCCGAAGGCCAACGACAGCTGCTACGACCTCGGATACGCCGGCGGCGCGAAGCTGGTCGTGGTCCGCAAGTGCGGCTCCTACGACCGGCCCCAGCTGAACATCCAGACCATCGACCCGAAGTCCGGGAAGGTGATCTCCGAGTACAAGATGACCCAGGGCGTCGAGTACGCCAGCGTGATCTCCACCGAGCCACTCGTCGTGGCTGCCGAACTCGGCGAGTCCCAGGACGCCATCGGCATCACGGACGCCTTCTCCATCGACAGCAAGACCGGCAAGCTGCGCATCCGCATCTCCCTGCCGGGCGGTCAGTACGCGGCCCGCTGCTCCGGCGTCACCAAGATCGAGTCCTGCACGGGCGTCGTGGTCGGCAACGACCGGCTCTATGTGCAGACCGAGGAGCACGCGAGCGGCGGCGAGCGCGGCCGGACCAACGAGATGGTCGCGTTCGACCTGGCCACCGGCAAGCAGACCGGGCAGCGCGCGGACGCGGGGGACGGGTACACGATCGCGCCGCTGCGGATGGACGGCGGCAATGTGATCGCGTACAAGCGTCCGCCGTACGACAAGGGCGGGCAGATCGTCAGCATCGACGGCGGGAGCTTCAAGGAGACGAAGCTGCTGGAGAACCCGGCCACGAGGGCGGTGCGTGATGTGGAGACCCGTATGTCTCCGGATTACGCCGAGATCGTCTACGCGCAGGGGCATCTGTTCATGTCTGCCATGTACGCGAGCGAGTTGACGACTTCGGACACCAGCAAGTCCCATGTGGTCGCGTTCGGTACGACCGGCTGA
- a CDS encoding LuxR C-terminal-related transcriptional regulator, which produces MGARLMVVDDHRLLAEALASALKLRGHRVLAAAAPAAGAAELVITRAPEVCLLGTATPAEPGMFDPVVKIKRERPQVAVLVLGPVPSPRGIAAAFAAGASGYVRHDERIEGVERAIMKARAGEAAVAPQLLQGAFSELLNPAAQPDDEGQRLLQMLTPREVEVLVRVADGEDTRLIAAGMGIAPSTARTHVQRVLMKLGVGSRLEAAALAARTGLLDRAGPVPHTHPLVAPEAGPDS; this is translated from the coding sequence ATGGGAGCGCGGCTCATGGTGGTCGACGACCACCGATTGCTCGCCGAGGCGCTGGCCTCGGCACTGAAACTGCGGGGGCACCGGGTGCTGGCCGCGGCGGCTCCGGCCGCGGGGGCGGCGGAACTGGTGATCACGCGGGCGCCCGAGGTGTGCCTGCTGGGTACGGCGACGCCGGCGGAGCCCGGCATGTTCGATCCGGTGGTGAAGATCAAGCGGGAGCGGCCGCAGGTGGCGGTGCTGGTGCTGGGGCCGGTGCCGAGCCCGCGCGGGATAGCGGCGGCGTTCGCGGCGGGCGCTTCGGGTTACGTACGGCATGACGAGCGTATCGAGGGCGTCGAGCGGGCGATCATGAAGGCGCGGGCGGGGGAGGCGGCGGTGGCGCCGCAGCTCCTGCAGGGCGCGTTCAGCGAGTTGCTCAACCCGGCCGCCCAGCCGGACGACGAAGGTCAGCGCCTGCTCCAGATGCTCACCCCCCGGGAGGTCGAGGTCCTGGTCCGGGTCGCCGACGGCGAGGACACCCGCCTGATCGCCGCGGGCATGGGCATCGCCCCCTCGACGGCACGTACCCATGTCCAACGGGTCCTGATGAAGCTGGGCGTCGGCTCCAGGCTGGAGGCGGCGGCGTTGGCGGCCCGCACCGGGCTTCTGGACCGGGCGGGGCCGGTGCCGCACACCCACCCCCTGGTGGCCCCGGAAGCGGGGCCGGACTCCTAG
- a CDS encoding GNAT family N-acetyltransferase — MVSRMFRLETEVDKTRQDLLRRRLRETNTAVSPILRALRGSPGERERPLQVWALDDSGALAGGLVGHTWTTWLHVTYLWVDERHRGTGLGSHLLARAEHTARTERGCTGVRLETWDFQAPEFYKKRGYDVVCVIPDYPPGITEYTLTKRLG, encoded by the coding sequence ATGGTGAGCCGCATGTTTCGTCTGGAGACAGAAGTCGACAAAACGCGGCAGGATCTGCTCCGCCGCCGGCTGCGGGAGACCAACACCGCGGTCTCCCCGATCCTGCGCGCCCTGCGCGGAAGCCCAGGTGAACGCGAACGCCCGCTCCAGGTCTGGGCGCTGGACGACTCCGGCGCCCTGGCCGGCGGGCTCGTCGGTCACACCTGGACCACCTGGCTCCATGTCACCTACCTCTGGGTCGACGAACGCCACCGCGGCACCGGTCTCGGTTCGCATCTGCTCGCACGCGCGGAGCACACGGCCCGCACCGAACGGGGCTGCACCGGCGTACGCCTGGAGACGTGGGATTTCCAGGCGCCTGAGTTCTACAAGAAGCGGGGGTACGACGTGGTGTGCGTGATCCCGGACTATCCGCCGGGGATCACGGAGTACACGCTCACCAAGCGGCTGGGGTGA
- the galK gene encoding galactokinase, protein MSVDTAAAVAERFKELYGAEPEGVWAAPGRVNLIGEHTDYNDGFVMPFALPHTAVAAVSRREDGVLRLHSADVEGGVVELRVDDLAPESDKAWTAYPSGVLWALREAGNAVTGADIHLASTVPAGAGLSSSAALEVVVALALNDLYDLGQKGWQLARLCQRAENVYVGAPVGIMDQTASACCESGHALFLDTRDLSQKQIPFDLAAEGMRLLVVDTQVKHSHSEGEYGKRRAGCEKGAALLGVDALRDVAYDDLDAALDRLGDDEEVRRLVRHVVTEDQRVERVVSLLESGETRAIGPVLTEGHASLRDDFRISCPELDLVVDTALANGALGSRMTGGGFGGSAIVLAEAAEVETITKAVEEAFAAAGYTAPRVFEAVPAAGARRVS, encoded by the coding sequence ATGAGCGTCGACACGGCAGCCGCGGTCGCCGAGCGGTTCAAGGAGCTGTACGGGGCCGAGCCGGAAGGGGTGTGGGCCGCGCCGGGCCGGGTCAACCTGATCGGCGAGCACACCGACTACAACGACGGTTTCGTCATGCCGTTCGCGCTGCCGCACACCGCGGTCGCGGCGGTCTCGCGGCGCGAGGACGGCGTCCTGCGTCTGCACTCGGCGGACGTCGAGGGCGGCGTCGTGGAACTGCGCGTCGACGACCTGGCGCCCGAGTCGGACAAGGCCTGGACGGCGTACCCGTCGGGTGTTCTCTGGGCGCTGCGGGAGGCCGGCAACGCGGTGACCGGCGCCGACATCCACCTGGCCTCGACGGTCCCGGCGGGCGCGGGCCTGTCGTCGTCGGCGGCCCTGGAGGTCGTCGTCGCGCTCGCGCTCAACGACCTGTACGACCTCGGCCAGAAGGGCTGGCAGCTGGCCCGCCTGTGCCAGCGCGCCGAGAACGTCTACGTCGGCGCCCCGGTCGGGATCATGGACCAGACGGCGTCCGCGTGCTGCGAGAGCGGACACGCCCTGTTCCTCGACACCCGGGACCTCTCCCAGAAGCAGATCCCCTTCGACCTGGCCGCCGAAGGCATGCGCCTGCTGGTCGTCGACACCCAGGTCAAGCACTCCCACAGCGAGGGCGAGTACGGCAAGCGGCGCGCGGGCTGCGAGAAGGGCGCGGCGCTGCTGGGCGTGGACGCGCTCAGGGATGTCGCCTACGACGACCTGGACGCGGCGCTCGACCGGCTCGGCGACGACGAGGAGGTGCGCCGCCTGGTGCGCCATGTCGTCACCGAGGACCAGCGTGTCGAGCGGGTCGTCTCCCTGCTGGAGTCCGGCGAGACGCGGGCGATCGGCCCGGTCCTGACCGAGGGCCACGCCTCCCTGCGGGACGACTTCCGGATCTCCTGCCCGGAGCTGGACCTGGTCGTCGACACCGCCCTGGCGAACGGCGCGCTGGGTTCGCGCATGACGGGCGGCGGCTTCGGCGGCTCGGCGATCGTGCTGGCGGAGGCGGCCGAGGTCGAGACCATCACCAAGGCGGTGGAGGAGGCCTTCGCCGCCGCCGGGTACACCGCACCGCGGGTGTTCGAGGCGGTGCCCGCGGCAGGGGCGCGACGGGTGAGCTGA
- a CDS encoding PQQ-binding-like beta-propeller repeat protein produces the protein MSQPPNQPPQGGFGAPQDPRQGGFGAPQPPQQDAPQAPPPPPQGPPQAPPPPQGPPPGAPQPGYGYPQQPPVQPGQPGPYGQPQQQPGPYGYPQQPAPYGQQPAPGYAYPPQPQYPGAPGAAPAGSRNPFKDKPALIIGAVAAVLLVLGGTVFAVTRGGDEDPKNPVAQPSGDPKGSESPTDDPDNGGGGGGADPENLNAGRQAGESKVLWYKSAPDAPASGADAPGMWITDKTAVKAAYKQVSAYNVGDGEATWDPIAFPQKICAVTPQKSADDKIVVAYMSGSSDRAKCNQLQQVDLNTGAKGWKASVANGQLFDSTLDVELSITGKTLMVGRSQSGTAYDIDSGEKLWDKTRFGDKCFPDSFAGGEKLLAVAGCDATGTNEHDEVQELDPATGKAKWTLNFDKGWQVARIYSMDPLVIYSTNKDKKAYNISTFTAGGKFRSQIGFDLDIGAQCGWAILQRDLQGCTGVAADADTLYLPTRATTGANEVVAVNLANGKEKWRVKSPADESMLPIKVEDGKLIAYVDASYDAGGQVVAIPVTGSSHQPTKLLQNPASAASAENGFFSKTFDWVDGRFYLSSTRLTGSDESEEKLMLAYGK, from the coding sequence ATGAGCCAGCCGCCCAACCAGCCGCCGCAGGGCGGTTTCGGCGCACCACAGGACCCACGCCAGGGCGGCTTCGGGGCTCCGCAGCCCCCGCAGCAGGATGCCCCGCAGGCTCCGCCCCCGCCGCCGCAGGGCCCGCCCCAGGCGCCGCCGCCCCCGCAGGGACCGCCGCCCGGCGCCCCGCAGCCCGGCTACGGCTACCCGCAACAGCCGCCGGTCCAGCCCGGGCAGCCAGGCCCCTACGGCCAGCCGCAGCAGCAGCCGGGCCCGTACGGCTACCCCCAGCAGCCCGCGCCCTACGGCCAGCAGCCCGCCCCGGGTTACGCCTACCCGCCCCAGCCGCAGTACCCGGGCGCCCCTGGCGCTGCGCCGGCCGGCTCGCGCAACCCCTTCAAGGACAAGCCCGCCCTCATCATCGGTGCCGTGGCCGCGGTGCTGCTCGTCCTCGGCGGCACCGTGTTCGCGGTGACCCGCGGCGGCGACGAAGACCCGAAGAATCCGGTCGCCCAGCCGAGCGGCGACCCGAAGGGCTCCGAGTCCCCGACCGACGACCCCGACAACGGCGGTGGCGGTGGCGGCGCCGACCCGGAGAACCTCAACGCGGGCCGCCAGGCCGGTGAGTCGAAGGTGCTCTGGTACAAGTCGGCGCCCGACGCGCCCGCCTCCGGCGCCGACGCCCCCGGCATGTGGATCACCGACAAGACCGCGGTGAAGGCGGCGTACAAGCAGGTCTCCGCCTACAACGTCGGTGACGGCGAGGCCACTTGGGACCCGATCGCCTTCCCGCAGAAGATCTGCGCGGTCACCCCGCAGAAGTCGGCCGACGACAAGATCGTCGTGGCGTACATGAGCGGCAGCAGCGACCGCGCCAAGTGCAACCAGCTCCAGCAGGTCGACCTCAACACCGGCGCCAAGGGCTGGAAGGCCAGTGTCGCCAACGGCCAGCTGTTCGACAGCACGCTCGACGTCGAACTGTCCATCACCGGCAAGACGCTGATGGTGGGCCGCTCGCAGTCCGGCACGGCGTACGACATCGACAGCGGCGAAAAGCTGTGGGACAAGACGCGGTTCGGCGACAAGTGCTTCCCGGACTCCTTCGCGGGCGGTGAGAAGCTGCTCGCGGTGGCGGGCTGCGACGCCACCGGCACCAACGAGCACGACGAGGTGCAGGAGCTCGACCCGGCGACCGGCAAGGCCAAGTGGACCCTGAACTTCGACAAGGGCTGGCAGGTCGCGCGCATCTACTCGATGGACCCGCTGGTCATCTACAGCACCAACAAGGACAAGAAGGCGTACAACATCTCCACCTTCACCGCCGGCGGCAAGTTCCGCTCGCAGATCGGCTTCGACCTCGACATCGGCGCCCAGTGCGGCTGGGCCATCCTCCAGCGTGACCTCCAGGGCTGCACCGGTGTCGCCGCCGACGCCGACACGCTCTACCTGCCGACCCGGGCGACCACCGGCGCCAACGAGGTCGTCGCGGTCAACCTCGCCAACGGCAAGGAGAAGTGGCGCGTCAAGTCCCCGGCGGACGAGTCGATGCTGCCGATCAAGGTCGAGGACGGCAAGCTCATCGCCTACGTCGACGCGTCGTACGACGCGGGCGGCCAGGTCGTGGCCATCCCGGTCACCGGCAGCAGCCACCAGCCGACGAAGCTGCTGCAGAACCCGGCGAGTGCCGCGAGCGCCGAGAACGGCTTCTTCTCGAAGACGTTCGACTGGGTCGACGGGCGCTTCTACCTCTCCAGCACGCGGCTGACCGGCAGCGACGAATCCGAGGAGAAGCTGATGCTCGCCTACGGCAAGTAG
- the galE gene encoding UDP-glucose 4-epimerase GalE produces MSGKYLVTGGAGYVGSVVAQHLLEAGDEVVVLDNLSTGFREGVPAGASFIEGDIRDAAKWLDPSFDAVLHFAAFSQVGESVVKPEKYWDNNVGGTMALLGAMREAGVRKLVFSSTAATYGEPKEVPIVESAPTQPTNPYGASKLAVDHMITGEAAAHGLGAVSLRYFNVAGAYGDCGERHDPESHLIPLVLQVAQGRRDAINVFGDDYPTPDGTCVRDYIHVADLAEAHLLAVKAAQPGEHLICNLGNGNGFSVREVIETVRQVTGHPIPEVVAPRRGGDPAVLVASADTARERLGWNPSRADLAGIVADAWEFAQRRDS; encoded by the coding sequence ATGAGTGGGAAGTACCTGGTCACCGGCGGCGCCGGCTACGTGGGCAGCGTGGTCGCCCAGCATCTGCTGGAGGCGGGTGACGAGGTCGTCGTCCTGGACAACCTCTCGACCGGCTTCCGCGAGGGCGTGCCGGCCGGGGCTTCCTTCATCGAGGGCGACATCCGCGACGCCGCCAAGTGGCTGGACCCCTCCTTCGACGCGGTGCTGCACTTCGCCGCGTTCTCGCAGGTCGGCGAGTCGGTGGTGAAGCCCGAGAAGTACTGGGACAACAACGTCGGCGGCACCATGGCGCTGCTCGGCGCCATGCGCGAGGCGGGCGTGCGCAAGCTCGTCTTCTCCTCCACGGCGGCCACCTACGGCGAGCCGAAGGAGGTGCCGATCGTCGAGTCGGCGCCGACGCAGCCGACCAACCCGTACGGCGCCTCGAAGCTCGCCGTCGACCACATGATCACCGGCGAGGCGGCCGCACACGGCCTGGGCGCGGTCAGCCTGCGCTACTTCAACGTCGCGGGCGCCTACGGCGACTGCGGCGAGCGCCACGACCCCGAGTCGCACCTCATCCCGCTGGTCCTCCAGGTCGCCCAGGGCAGGCGCGACGCGATCAACGTCTTCGGCGACGACTACCCGACGCCGGACGGCACCTGCGTGCGCGACTACATCCACGTCGCCGACCTGGCCGAGGCCCACCTGCTGGCGGTCAAGGCCGCCCAGCCCGGCGAGCACCTCATCTGCAACCTCGGCAACGGCAACGGCTTCTCCGTCCGCGAGGTCATCGAGACCGTCCGCCAGGTCACCGGGCACCCGATCCCGGAGGTCGTGGCCCCGCGCCGGGGCGGCGACCCCGCGGTCCTGGTCGCCTCCGCCGACACCGCCCGCGAGCGGCTCGGCTGGAACCCGTCCCGCGCGGACCTCGCGGGGATCGTCGCGGACGCGTGGGAGTTCGCGCAGCGCCGCGACAGTTAA